In one Choloepus didactylus isolate mChoDid1 chromosome 1, mChoDid1.pri, whole genome shotgun sequence genomic region, the following are encoded:
- the LOC119539193 gene encoding uncharacterized protein LOC119539193 — translation MLFRVIHNEVKMKRLARRSQPCFWYAKSPPRTARGPFARKKTSAPLRKQLCFQLAATPTPENTRNRGSDNFVQTKSRSSSPGGSALRAPAAALPAAALRARHVAHSSARSAGREHWARPLGSSSRAAGSGPGVGSPAGSRHAELAWHGRRGRRLAGCFPRQFWHPDSRKPPQGEGRAQLGVGGGHPSPSFPIPAPCPCLQPGQLECVPPTPSPAPC, via the exons ATGTTGTTCAGGGTCATTCACAATGAGGTGAAAATGAAAAGACTTGCAAGAAGATCTCAACCTTGCTTTTG GTATGCAAAATCTCCACCTAGGACGGCACGGGGCCCTTTTGCTCGGAAAAAGACCTCAGCTCCTCTAAGAAAGCAACTCTGCTTTCAATTAGCGGCAACACCTACTCCCGAGAACACAAGGAACCGAGGCAGCGACAACTTCGTTCAGACAAAGAGCAGAAGCTCGTCTCCGGGAGGGAGCGCGCTGCGCGCACCCGCCGCGGCGCTCCCCGCGGCCGCCCTCCGCGCGCGCCACGTGGCACATTCCAGCGCCCGGAGCGCGGGCCGCGAGCACTGGGCTCGCCCACTCGGCAGCAGCTCCAGGGCGGCGGGGAGTGGCCCCGGCGTCGGCAGCCCGGCCGGGAGCCGGCATGCAGAACTCGCCTGGCACGGGAGGCGCGGGCGGCGGCTGGCAGGCTGCTTCCCGCGGCAATTCTGGCACCCGGACTCCCGGAAGCCCCcgcaaggggaggggagggcgcaACTCGGGGTCGGGGGTGGACACCCATCCCCCTCCTTTCCAAtccccgccccctgcccctgTCTGCAGCCCGGCCAGCTGGAATGCGTTCCTCcaaccccctccccagctccgtGCTGA